GAAAAACTATGGCAGAGTTTTTCCGAGCCGCTGTTGGACTTGCTCAGTGCCCACCCTGAAACCCAGCTAGATTTACTCGAGTCTCGCCATGCCCTGGAGGGCCTGGCTGCCTACTATGCAGCCCTGCGAGGCACCGAAGAAGATTTTACCCGTATCCGCGACTGCCATGCGCGTATACAGGACGCCCAGCAACAAGGTGATTTGAAGGCCGAAGCCGCCGCCGTGATGCAGTACCTGATCGCAGTGACCGAATCTGCGCACAATGTGGTGCTGCTCCATATCATCCGGAGCCTTGCCCCGTTGCTGGAGCAAAACGTATTACAAAACTTTGAACTCCTGAACCGCCGTCCAGAGGTGGTCGAAAAAGTAAGAAAGCATCGAGCCAATATTGTGCATGCGATTGTTTCCGGAGAGCCCGAGCTGGCCCGCGAAGCATCTCATGCACATTTGGCTTATATCGAGGAAACACTGTTGGATTTATCGCGTGAAGATAGCAG
Above is a window of Photobacterium sp. TY1-4 DNA encoding:
- the pdhR gene encoding pyruvate dehydrogenase complex transcriptional repressor PdhR, whose protein sequence is MTYKRIRQPKLSDAIEQELEHLILEGILSPGEQLPSERELAKQFDVSRPSVREAIQRLEAKRLLTRRQGGGTFVTEKLWQSFSEPLLDLLSAHPETQLDLLESRHALEGLAAYYAALRGTEEDFTRIRDCHARIQDAQQQGDLKAEAAAVMQYLIAVTESAHNVVLLHIIRSLAPLLEQNVLQNFELLNRRPEVVEKVRKHRANIVHAIVSGEPELAREASHAHLAYIEETLLDLSREDSRRERSLRRIQQRKDGLD